In the genome of Streptomyces sp. Q6, the window GACGACGTGCAGGCGCGGATCTCGCCGAGCACGCCGTGCCCGCGCGCCTCCACGGCGTGCAGCAGCGCCTGCACCACGGGCGGCGCCGAGGCCCCGATCCCCTGCTGCGCGACCCGCGCGAGCTGCACCGCCTCCCGGCCGTGCCCGAGGTAGACGGCCTGCCGGCTCATGGTGACCAGCACGTACGAGCCGTACATCCGGTCACCGGCCGCCTGCGAGAGCCGCAGCGCCTGCACGAAGTAGCGCTGCGCGAGCCCGTGCGCCGCGATGTCGTACGAGGTCCAGCCCGCGAGCCGGGTCAGATCGGCGACGGCCCCGAAGAGCCTGCGCCCTGTCTGCTCCCCGTACGCCCCGCGCAGCATCGGCTCGGCCTCGTGCTCCAGGTAGCGCACCAGGGCCTGGCGCGCGTGCCCGCCGCCGTAGGCGTGGTCGAGCGCGCGGAACAGTTCGCTCACCGAGCGCAGGGCCGCGATGTCGCCGGTCGTCACCTTCTGGCCGGGGCCGCGCTCGGTCTGGGTGCGCTGGCGGGGCACGAGGGGCGGCCCTGCACGGGGATGCGGGCGCGAGGTCGCCGCGGGCGACCCGGTCGTCGGCGCGGCCGATCAGCCAGTCGCGGCTGGGCACGACGAGCCCGGCCGGGGTGAACGCGATCTTGCGGAGCTCTGCGTGGCTGCCGGAGTCCTTGCGCCACAGGCCGCTGACGATGTCGACGGCCTCCTCGGGCGACGCCGCGAACTCCAGGCCCGCGTAGACGGGCGCGCAGGCGTCGAGCCCGAGGTCCTGGGCGGAGAGCCGGCGCCCGAGGCGGCGTGTGAACACCTCGGCGATCAGCGCGGGGGTCGTGCCGCGCGGCTGCTGCCCGCGCAGCCACCTGGTCACGGATGTCTTGTCGTAACGGAGGTCAAGACCGTGTTCGAGCCCTAGCTGGTCGACGCGGCGCGCGAGCCCCGCGTTGGAGAAACCCGCCTCCGCGATGAGCGCGGCGAGCTGGCGGTTCGGTGTGCGCTGCGGAGGTCGTTCCGTCATCAGCTGTGCGGTCTCCTGCCTTCCGGGCCGGGGTGCAGCCCTCATGGAACGGCGTGAATGTAGCGGCGATACCAGCCCGTGCAGGGGTCTTCGCGAGCCCTTCATCCGATCGTGTGACGATGGGACGGAGTCGCTGACATCGCGGGCCCGCGATCCGGGCGCCGTACAGTGACTCGGCGCGCGATATGTGCACGGTGAAGGTTCTAGGGAGGCGCTTGCCGTGAGTGAGTTCCGGTTCGTCCGCATGGGGTTCGGTGCGGACATGGTCGAGTACCAGGTCGCCTGGGACGAGCAGCGCCGCGTGCACGCAGCCCGCTTCGCCGACGAGATCCCCGACACCTGCCTGCTCCTCGAACACCCGCCGGTGTACACCGCGGGCCGCCGCACCGCCCCCGAGGAGCGGCCGCTGGACGGCACCCCGGTCATCGACGTGGACCGCGGCGGCAAGATCACCTGGCACGGCCCCGGCCAGCTCGTGGGCTACCCGATCCAGAAGCTGCCGCGTCCCGTGGACGTGGTCGCGCATCTGCGCCGCCTGGAGGACGCGATGATCGCGGTCTGCGCGGACTTCGGCATCGAGGCGGCGCGGGTCGAGGGCCGCGCGGGCGTCTGGGTCCTCGGCGACCCGATCGAGACCCGCGCAGGGCTCGGCGGCCTGTCCCTCGACTTCGACCCGCGGCTCAGCAGCGAGGACGAGGAGTTCGACCACCGCCTGGTCGGCCCCGAGTACGCGCCGTCGAACGCGGGCCAGCGTCACGAGGACCGCAAGATCTGCGCCATGGGCATCCGCGTCGCCAAGGGCGTCACGATGCACGGCTTCGCGCTGAACGTGAACCCGGACACGTCGAACTTCGACAAGATCATCCCGTGCGGCATCCGCGACGCGGGCGTGACCTCGCTCTCGTACGAGCTCGGTCGCGAGGTCACGATGGACGAGGTGCTGCCGGTGGCGGAGAAGCACGTGCGGGCCGTGCTCGGGAACGCGGACCTCAAGCCCCGCGAGATCGAGAAGGCGACCGCCTAGCCCTACGGACCGTCTGAGACCACGGACGGGGAATGCTGGGAATGCTCCCCACAGGCCAGAGGTTGGCCATCCGTGAGGGCCATGAACATCACGGGCGTACCCTGAGGTACGCCGAGGAATCAAAGCTTTAGGGAGCCGGTCGTGTCCGCAGTCGCACCCGACGGACGCAAGATGCTGCGCCTGGAGGTCCGCAACAGCCAGACCCCCATCGAGCGCAAGCCCGAGTGGATCAAGACCCGGGCGAAAATGGGCCCCGAGTACACGAAGATGCAGAACCTCGTGAAGTCCGAGGGCCTGCACACCGTCTGCCAGGAGGCGGGCTGTCCCAACATCTACGAGTGCTGGGAGGACCGCGAGGCGACGTTCCTCATCGGCGGTGACCAGTGCACGCGGCGCTGCGACTTCTGCCAGATCGACACCGGCAAGCCCGAGGCCCTCGACCGCGACGAGCCGCGCCGCGTCGGCGAGTCCGTCGTCACGATGGACCTGAACTACGCCACGATCACCGGCGTCGCCCGCGACGACCTGGAGGACGGCGGCGCCTGGCTGTACGCGGAGACGGTCCGCCAGATCCACGCGCAGACCGCCGAGCGCGCCGAGGGCCGCACGAAGGTCGAGCTCCTGGCCCCCGACTTCAACGCGGTGCCGGAGCAGCTGGCCGAGGTCTTCTCGTCCCGCCCCGAGGTCTTCGCGCACAACGTCGAGACGGTCCCGCGCATCTTCAAGCGGATCCGCCCCGGCTTCCGCTACGACCGCTCGCTGAAGGTCATCACCGAGGCCCGCGAGTACGGCCTGGTGACCAAGTCGAACCTGATCCTCGGCATGGGCGAGACCCGCGAAGAGGTCTCCGAGGCGCTGCGCCAGCTGCACGAAGCGGGCTGCGAGCTGATCACCATCACGCAGTACCTGCGCCCGTCGGTGCGCCACCACCCGGTGGAGCGCTGGGTCAAGCCGAACGAGTTCGTGGAACTGAAGGACGAGGCCGAGCAGATCGGTTTCTCCGGCGTCATGTCGGGCCCGCTGGTCCGTTCCTCGTACCGCGCAGGTCGGCTCTACCAGATGGCCATCGAGAAGCGTGGCGCGTACGTCGCCTCGCAGGCTGTGTGAATTCACGCACAAGTGGCTACTGATCAGTAGTGGCTCGTACGACGCGGTCCTGACCGTCCTCGCAGATGAGGGCGAACGTCAGGGCCGCGTCAGTGTGTGAGGCGCGCGCATCAAGGCTTCATTGGTGTTTGACCGTCCGGTCACGCCCTGGTAACACCAATCAGTGACTGTGAAATCACCGCTCGCGCACACCCAGCCCAAGCCGTGATCCGCTCCCGAGGGGGGACCTCCACCATGCAGGCCGCGCCCGTACGCGCCACCGCCATTCCGACCTTCACCGACGCCCTGCGCGTCGTCGAGTCGCTGCTCATGAGCAGCGGCCAGCGCACCGCACGCCGCAACGCCTGGACCTCCGTCCTGGAGGACCGCCGCCGCGCCAAGGACCGGGTCGAGGCACAGCGTGTCCTGGAGTCCGTCGCCCGGAGCTGATGCTGCTGTTCAAGTGGCGTCTCCGGCCACGTAGACTTCAGGCATGGCGAGGAAGGAAACCGCAGCGGACGCTGCGAACCCCGGGCGACTCAAGCAGATCGCTCTGACCTACAAGATGACCCGCAAGGCCGATTCGAAGATCGGTCTTGTACTCGCGGCTGTGGGAATCGTCACCTTCGGTGTCTTCCTCGCGATCGGTTTCTTGATCGGTCACCCCATCTATCTCGGAATTCTCGGCTTCCTGCTCGCCTTCCTCGCGATGGCGATCGTCTTCGGACGCCGTGCCGAGCGGGCGGCCTTCGGGCAGATGGAGGGGCAGCCCGGCGCAGCGGCGGCCGTGCTCGACAACATCGGACGTGGCTGGACGACGACCCCCGCGGTCGCGATGAACCGCAGCCAGGACGTGGTGCACCGCGCCGTCGGCAAGGCCGGCATCGTGCTGGTGGCCGAGGGCAACCCGAACCGGGTGAAGGGCCTGCTGGCCGCCGAGAAGAAGAAGATGGCACGCATCGTGGCGGACGTCCCGGTGCACGACATCCTCGTGGGCAACGGCGAGGGCCAGGTCCCGCTCAAGAAGCTCCGCACCACCATGCTGAAGCTGTCCCGCGTGCTGACCGGCCCGCAGGTGACCGCGACCAACGACCGGCTGCGGGCGATGGGCGACCTGATGTCCAACATGCCGCTGCCGAAGGGGCCGATGCCGAAGGGCATGCGGATGCCGAAGGGTGGCGGCGGCCGCGCGAGGTGACCTCGCGACATCGCTGAACGTGAGAAGGCGCCCGGGACTCGTGTCCCGGGCGCCTTTCGTCTGTCGTGCCGCTCGTCCGCCGTCGCCCGCGCGGGTGCGGGTCGGAGCGGGTGCGGATCAGCCGCGTACCTCGACCGACTTGGCCAGCCGGTCGTGCAGGCCGCGGCCGTCCCGGTCCCAGATCAGCGCCGGGATCGCCACGCACAGCAGCAGCGTGCGGACGACGACGCGGCCGATGCCGAGGCGGCCGCCCGTCTCGGAGACGACCCGCAGTCCGAAGAGGCGCTTGCCGGGGGTGCAGCCGATGGTGCCGACCGTGAGCACGCCCAGGACCAGGAAGATGAGCAGCGCCCAGTTGCCGGTCGACTGGTCGTAGCCGTGCGTGACCAGGCCGTATGCGATCAGCATGCACAGCGCCCAGTCGACGACCAGGGCCCCGATACGCCGCCCCGGACGGGCGATCGACCCTGGCCCGGTCTCCGGGAGGCCGAGCTGTTCACCGCGGTACCCGAAGTCCGCGCCCGCGTTTTCCAGGGCCTCGCGAGGCCCTGACAGCCACGATCCCATTGCTTCCCTGTTGTCCACGCATCAACGGTACTGCGCCGCGTTCCTGAGGCCGTCCCGGCCCCTGGTCCGGTTAACTTGGGCGAAACAAATGGGTCATGCTTGAGAAATCACGTCTGCTTATGGTCGGGTCCCAGCGTGTGCCACCGCACTGGCCGCACTGTCGAGCTGTACCGAGCTGCAACCCCGCCCCTCCCCGGGTGGGAGTAGGAGGAGTTGGATGTTCCAGAACGCCGATGACGCCAAGAAGTTCATCGCGGATGAGGACGTCAAGTTCGTCGACGTCCGCTTCTGCGACCTGCCGGG includes:
- the lipB gene encoding lipoyl(octanoyl) transferase LipB — its product is MSEFRFVRMGFGADMVEYQVAWDEQRRVHAARFADEIPDTCLLLEHPPVYTAGRRTAPEERPLDGTPVIDVDRGGKITWHGPGQLVGYPIQKLPRPVDVVAHLRRLEDAMIAVCADFGIEAARVEGRAGVWVLGDPIETRAGLGGLSLDFDPRLSSEDEEFDHRLVGPEYAPSNAGQRHEDRKICAMGIRVAKGVTMHGFALNVNPDTSNFDKIIPCGIRDAGVTSLSYELGREVTMDEVLPVAEKHVRAVLGNADLKPREIEKATA
- the lipA gene encoding lipoyl synthase, which encodes MSAVAPDGRKMLRLEVRNSQTPIERKPEWIKTRAKMGPEYTKMQNLVKSEGLHTVCQEAGCPNIYECWEDREATFLIGGDQCTRRCDFCQIDTGKPEALDRDEPRRVGESVVTMDLNYATITGVARDDLEDGGAWLYAETVRQIHAQTAERAEGRTKVELLAPDFNAVPEQLAEVFSSRPEVFAHNVETVPRIFKRIRPGFRYDRSLKVITEAREYGLVTKSNLILGMGETREEVSEALRQLHEAGCELITITQYLRPSVRHHPVERWVKPNEFVELKDEAEQIGFSGVMSGPLVRSSYRAGRLYQMAIEKRGAYVASQAV
- a CDS encoding DUF4191 domain-containing protein → MARKETAADAANPGRLKQIALTYKMTRKADSKIGLVLAAVGIVTFGVFLAIGFLIGHPIYLGILGFLLAFLAMAIVFGRRAERAAFGQMEGQPGAAAAVLDNIGRGWTTTPAVAMNRSQDVVHRAVGKAGIVLVAEGNPNRVKGLLAAEKKKMARIVADVPVHDILVGNGEGQVPLKKLRTTMLKLSRVLTGPQVTATNDRLRAMGDLMSNMPLPKGPMPKGMRMPKGGGGRAR
- a CDS encoding RDD family protein, encoding MDNREAMGSWLSGPREALENAGADFGYRGEQLGLPETGPGSIARPGRRIGALVVDWALCMLIAYGLVTHGYDQSTGNWALLIFLVLGVLTVGTIGCTPGKRLFGLRVVSETGGRLGIGRVVVRTLLLCVAIPALIWDRDGRGLHDRLAKSVEVRG